The following proteins are co-located in the Eleginops maclovinus isolate JMC-PN-2008 ecotype Puerto Natales chromosome 1, JC_Emac_rtc_rv5, whole genome shotgun sequence genome:
- the LOC134872095 gene encoding tyrosine-protein phosphatase non-receptor type 7-like, producing the protein MSAVHSASLPLEDPITPPPLTTPPRKASVRLQERRGSNLSLLLDVSSLAAEPVCSVSTPKEVWLQLLHTSSRPLTHTLLQLAATDKNTLNVEYQKIPPNFVSAAELDVPGHMIKDRYKTILPNPESRVVLRNPEEEAEPDRYINANYIRGYRGVPRAYIATQGPMLHTVGDFWDMVWQERSSIIVMVTRLKENNEKCELYWPQPRESRRRRSRRSVKEEEEEQREEEVEEEEGETEKFGRFLLRVTDSREKDGFTVTDMEIQLGLERRKVRHYWFTSWPDHHIPQCTAPLLRLVEEVEAFRKSLPPPSRQPITAPASDPGPIVIHCSAGIGRTGCFIVSSIGCQQLRDTAQVDILETVCQLRLDRGGMIQTTEQYQFLYSTLAQYSQQLQLNQEQNQNQQNPEDQVSNQLQNLQLDNTPNKKNLENHQSSIQT; encoded by the exons ATGTCAGCAGTGCACTCAGCTTCACTTCCTCTCGAGGACCCGATCACGCCCCCTCCCCTGACCACTCCTCCCCGCAAAGCCTCGGTCCGTCTGCAGGAGAG GCGGGGCTCTAACCTCTCGCTGCTATTGGACGTGAGCAGTCTGGCGGCCGAGCCTGTGTGTTCCGTCTCCACCCCAAAGGAGGTGTGGCTTCAGCTGCTCCACACCTCCTCCCggcctctcacacacaccttgctGCAGCTGGCGGccactgacaaaaacacactgaatgtAGAGTACCAG AAAATCCCTCCGAACTTTGTGAGTGCCGCAGAACTCGATGTTCCTGGGCACATGATCAAAGACAGATACAAAACCATCCTGCCCA ACCCAGAGAGCCGAGTGGTCCTGAGGAACCCGGAGGAAGAGGCAGAACCAGACCGCTACATCAACGCTAACTACATCAGG ggttACAGAGGGGTCCCGAGAGCTTACATTGCCACCCAGGGGCCGATGCTGCACACCGTGGGGGATTTCTGGGACATGGTGTGgcaggagaggagcagcatCATCGTCATGGTTACCAGACTGAAGGAGAACAACGAG AAATGTGAGCTGTACTGGCCACAGCCGAGGgagagtaggaggaggaggagcaggaggagtgtgaaggaggaggaagaggagcagagggaggaagaggtggaggaggaggaaggagagacagaaaagtTTGGCAGATTCCTCCTCAGAGTGACAGACAGCCGGGAGAAAGACGGCTTCACTGTCACTGACATGGAGATCCAG ctgggTTTGGAGCGTCGTAAGGTCAGACACTACTGGTTCACCTCTTGGCCAGACCACCacatcccacaatgcactgctcCCCTGCTGAGACTGGTCGAGGAGGTGGAGGCGTTCAGGAAGTCCCTCCCACCGCCAAGCcgtcagccaatcacagccccCGCATCGGATCCTGGACCAATCGTCATCCACTGCAG tgCAGGTATCGGCCGGACCGGCTGTTTCATCGTCAGCAGTATCGGCTGTCAGCAGCTCAGAGACACCGCGCAGGTTGACATCCTGGAGACCGTCTGCCAGCTCCGCCTCGACAG AGGTGGTATGATCCAGACCACAGAGCAGTACCAGTTCCTGTACTCCACTCTGGCCCAGTACAGCCAGCAGCTGCAACTCAACCAG gagcagaaccagaaccagcagAACCCAGAGGACCAGGTGAGCAATCAGCTACAGAACCTGCAGCTGGACAACACACCGAACAAGAAGAACTTGGAGAACCATCAAAGCTCGATACAGACCTGA
- the hdac6 gene encoding histone deacetylase 6 isoform X2 has product MDRSRDEGDEELNDRLQTLDLSSQSAARGTGLVYSEIFTHHKNLWDSSHPECPDRVTSIMEELQRQELLSHCVTVEPREASEEELLLSHTKQYVDLMRSTQTMEESDLQTLSEKYDSVYIHPESFQVCVKAVGSVLQLVDQVMTSELRNGFAVVRPPGHHAQSNTSNGFCIFNNVAIAARYAQTRHSVRRVLIVDWDVHHGQGIQYQFQEDPSVLYFSVHRYEEGSFWPHLSESDSQFVGSGRAEGRNINLPWNKTGMTDADYIAAFQQLLLPVAYEFQPQLVLVSAGFDAAVGDEKGGMCVNPQCFHILTHMLMSLAEGRLVLALEGGYNLQSTAEGAAACVRALLGGACPPLTPPTTPSDSALQSISQTVSALYPHWVSLQTLEGSRLAEGRVIRTTTNEQSTKHTDPPPSVARTTGLVYDEKMMEHLNLWDRHHPEQPQRIFKIFAKHQQLGLVGRCKRIPTRLATEGELATCHSVQHIEQMKATAEMKPRDLHKLGLEFNSIFINNQSYQCALLAAGGCFSAVERILSGEVSNGVAIVRPPGHHAEKDSPCGFCFFNTAAVTARHAQKISHDAPLRVLILDWDVHHGNGTQHMFEDDDSVLYVSLHRYDNGTFFPSSLDAAPDRVGKSKGAGFNVNVAWSGGRMGDSDYLAAFHSVIMPIATEFNPGLVLVSAGFDAARGDPLGGYNVTPEGYAHLTHLLMSLAGGRVLLILEGGYNLSSISDSMAMCTSVLLGDPPPSLATPFPPPHHSAVATINEVIRHHAPYWKSLRIRIPESVRVSVPSPKHRGKRSSKGKGRKSEQSSTNKPPLPPTGQQNTTTECGLEQLTQGLAGLDISQIAANQAPATSTPVGGARPKVRQSPEKVESAALTPENSQSKDSTQTQDVTAAAPDSVAPGDKPASEAGAGPEEEGACGWSKPQTSLELTCGGQADTPLYVVDPLSWCPHLDVVKPLPATGIDIFQPCQDCGSEAENWICLTCYQVFCGRYVNEHMVTHGVVSEHPMVLSFCDLSVWCYLCESYVHNQILFEAKNSAHCAKFGEEIPPWS; this is encoded by the exons atggATAGGAGCAGAGACGAGGGCGATGAGGAGCTGAACGACAGACTGCAGACGCTG gaTCTGTccagccaatcagcagccagAGGAACAGGTCTGGTTTACTCTGAGATCTTCACTCATCATAAGAACCTGTGGGATTCCAG CCATCCAGAATGTCCCGACCGAGTGACGTCCATcatggaggagctgcagagacaggagCTGCTGTCTCACTGCGTCACAGTGGAG CCCAGAGAAGCTTCAgaagaagagctgctgctcTCTCACAC gaaACAGTATGTGGATTTGATGAGGTCGACGCAGACGATGGAAGAAAGTGATCTTCAAACTCTGTCAGAGAAATACGATTCTGTGTACATTCATCct gagtccttccaggtgtgtgtgaaggcgGTGGGTTCAGTCCTGCAGCTGGTTGATCAGGTGATGACCTCTGAACTCCGGAACGGATTCGCCGTCGTCAG ACCTCCAGGTCATCACGCTCAGTCCAACACCTCCAACGGTTTCTGCATCTTCAACAACGTGGCGATCGCAGCTCGATACGCTCAGACCAGACACTCAGTCCgcag ggtgttGATAGTGGACTGGGATGTTCATCACGGTCAGGGTATCCAGTACCAGTTCCAAGAAGACCCCAG tgtcctGTACTTCAGTGTGCACAGGTATGAGGAGGGGTCCTTCTGGCCTCACCTCTCGGAGTCTGACAGTCAGTTTGTCGGCAGTGGACGAGCTGAAGGCAGGAACATCAACCTGCCCTGGAACAAG ACGGGGATGACAGACGCTGATTACATCGCCGCTTTTCAACAACTGCTGCTGCCTGTAGCCTACGAG tttcaGCCTCAGCTGGTTCTGGTCTCTGCTGGATTTGATGCCGCTGTCGGAGATGAGAAG GGGGGGATGTGTGTGAATCCTCAGTGTTTCCACATCCTGACTCACATGTTGATGAGTTTGGCAGAAGGTCGACTCGTCCTCGCTCTCGAG gggGGTTATAACCTCCAGTCGACAGCAGAGGGCGCTGCAGCATGTGTCAGAGCTCTGCTGGGAGGAGCCTGTCCTCCCCTGACTCCGCCCACCACTCCGTCTGACAG TGCTCTGCAGTCCATCTCTCAGACAGTCTCAGCTCTGTATCCTCACTGGGTCTCCCTGCAAACACTAG AAGGCAGTCGATTGGCTGAGGGGCGTGTCATCAGAACAACAACCAATGAGCAAAGCACAAAGCACACTGACCCGCCTCCCTCTGTTGCCAGGACAACAGGTCTGGTTTATGATGAGAAGATGATGGAGCACCTGAACCTTTGGGACAG ACATCACCCTGAACAGCCTCAGAGGATATTTAAAATCTTCGCCAAACATCAGCAGCTGGGATTGGTCGGTCGTTGCAAACGGATTCCAACTCGCCTAGCAACAGAGGGGGAGCTGGCCACCTGTCACAg tgtgcaGCACATTGAGCAGATGAAGGCCACTGCAGAGATGAAGCCCAGAGATCTGCACAAACTGGGGCTGGAGTTTAACTCCATCTTCATCAACAACCAGAGCTACCAGTGCGCTCTgctggctgcaggaggctgctTCAGCGCGGTGGAGAGGATCCTCTCAGGagag GTGAGTAACGGCGTGGCGATCGTCCGTCCTCCCGGTCATCACGCAGAGAAAGATTCTCCGTGTGGTTTCTGTTTCTTCAACACGGCAGCGGTCACAGCTCGCCACGCACAGAAAATATCCCATGATGCACCGCTGCGAGTCCTCATCCTCGACTGGGACGTTCACCACGGCAACGGGACGCAGCACATGTTCGAGGACGACGACAG CGTCCTGTACGTCTCCCTCCATCGCTATGACAACGGAACGTTCTTCCCGTCCTCTTTGGATGCCGCCCCGGACAGGGTGGGCAAGTCTAAAGGGGCGGGATTTAACGTCAACGTGGCGTGGAGCGGCGGGCGGATGGGCGACTCTGACTATCTCGCCGCCTTTCACAGCGTCATCATGCCGATCGCGAccgag TTTAACCCCGGTCTGGTTCTGGTGTCGGCCGGGTTTGATGCAGCCCGAGGGGATCCGCTAGGAGGGTATAATGTGACACCCGAGGGATACGCCCACCTCACACACTTGCTGATGTCACTGGCCGGGGGGCGGGTCTTACTCATACtggag GGAGGTTATAACCTGTCGTCCATCTCTGACTCCATGGCGATGTGCACCAGCGTGTTGCTAGGAGACCCTCCTCCCTCTTTAGCGACGCCCTTCCCCCCTCCTCATCACAGCGCAGTGGCAACAATCAACGAGGTCATCCGTCACCACGCCCCCTACTGGAAGTCGCTACGGATACGCA TCCCAGAGTCCGTCCGGGTGTCTGTTCCCTCCCCAAAGCATCGTGGGAAACGTAGTTCTAAAGGAAAAGGCAGGAAGTCAGAGCAAAGCAGCACAAATAAACCACCGCTGCCCCCTACAGGACAGCAGAACACAACG ACGGAGTGTGGTCTTGAGCAGCTCACGCAGGGATTGGCCGGTTTGGACATCAGTCAAATTGCAGCCAATCAAGCTCCTGCTACGTCAACCCCAGTGGGCGGGGCCAGGCCAAAGGTCCGCCAAAGCCCGGAGAAGGTGGAGTCAGCTGCACTGACACCTGAGAACAGCCAATCAAAAGATAGCACACAAACTCAG GATGTTACAGCGGCAGCGCCAGACTCGGTTGCCCCTGGAGACAAGCCTGCCAGTGAAGCAGGGGCGGGACCAGAGGAAGAGGGAGCGTGTGGTTGGTCGAAGCCTCAGACATCTCTGGAGCTGACGTGCGGAGGACAGGCGGAT ACCCCTCTCTACGTGGTTGACCCCCTCTCCTGGTGTCCTCACCTGGACGTTGTTAAGCCCCTCCCCGCTACAGGTATCGACATCTTCCAGCCGTGTCAGGACTGCGGCTCTGAGGCTGAGAACTGGATCTGTCTCACCTGCTACCAG GTGTTCTGTGGTCGCTATGTCAACGAGCACATGGTGACTCACGGCGTCGTCTCTGAACACCCCATGGTGCTGAGCTTCTGTGACCTGTCTGTGTGGTGCTACCTGTGTGAGTCGTACGTACACAACCAG ATTCTGTTTGAAGCTAAGAACTCAGCTCACTGTGCCAAATTTGGAGAGGAAATCCCTCCATGGAGCTGA
- the hdac6 gene encoding histone deacetylase 6 isoform X1, which translates to MQSGSGSPGSGKKSVRRSPRLSPQCPSDSKGKEERKGGSSLQEAKRRGKMDRSRDEGDEELNDRLQTLDLSSQSAARGTGLVYSEIFTHHKNLWDSSHPECPDRVTSIMEELQRQELLSHCVTVEPREASEEELLLSHTKQYVDLMRSTQTMEESDLQTLSEKYDSVYIHPESFQVCVKAVGSVLQLVDQVMTSELRNGFAVVRPPGHHAQSNTSNGFCIFNNVAIAARYAQTRHSVRRVLIVDWDVHHGQGIQYQFQEDPSVLYFSVHRYEEGSFWPHLSESDSQFVGSGRAEGRNINLPWNKTGMTDADYIAAFQQLLLPVAYEFQPQLVLVSAGFDAAVGDEKGGMCVNPQCFHILTHMLMSLAEGRLVLALEGGYNLQSTAEGAAACVRALLGGACPPLTPPTTPSDSALQSISQTVSALYPHWVSLQTLEGSRLAEGRVIRTTTNEQSTKHTDPPPSVARTTGLVYDEKMMEHLNLWDRHHPEQPQRIFKIFAKHQQLGLVGRCKRIPTRLATEGELATCHSVQHIEQMKATAEMKPRDLHKLGLEFNSIFINNQSYQCALLAAGGCFSAVERILSGEVSNGVAIVRPPGHHAEKDSPCGFCFFNTAAVTARHAQKISHDAPLRVLILDWDVHHGNGTQHMFEDDDSVLYVSLHRYDNGTFFPSSLDAAPDRVGKSKGAGFNVNVAWSGGRMGDSDYLAAFHSVIMPIATEFNPGLVLVSAGFDAARGDPLGGYNVTPEGYAHLTHLLMSLAGGRVLLILEGGYNLSSISDSMAMCTSVLLGDPPPSLATPFPPPHHSAVATINEVIRHHAPYWKSLRIRIPESVRVSVPSPKHRGKRSSKGKGRKSEQSSTNKPPLPPTGQQNTTTECGLEQLTQGLAGLDISQIAANQAPATSTPVGGARPKVRQSPEKVESAALTPENSQSKDSTQTQDVTAAAPDSVAPGDKPASEAGAGPEEEGACGWSKPQTSLELTCGGQADTPLYVVDPLSWCPHLDVVKPLPATGIDIFQPCQDCGSEAENWICLTCYQVFCGRYVNEHMVTHGVVSEHPMVLSFCDLSVWCYLCESYVHNQILFEAKNSAHCAKFGEEIPPWS; encoded by the exons ATGCAGTCTGGTTCAGGTTCTCCGGGATCTGGAAAGAAGTCGGTCAGAAGATCTCCCCGACTGTCTCCTCAG tgccCCAGCGACAgtaaaggaaaggaggagaggaaaggaggaagcaGTCTGCAGGAGgcgaagaggagaggaaagatggATAGGAGCAGAGACGAGGGCGATGAGGAGCTGAACGACAGACTGCAGACGCTG gaTCTGTccagccaatcagcagccagAGGAACAGGTCTGGTTTACTCTGAGATCTTCACTCATCATAAGAACCTGTGGGATTCCAG CCATCCAGAATGTCCCGACCGAGTGACGTCCATcatggaggagctgcagagacaggagCTGCTGTCTCACTGCGTCACAGTGGAG CCCAGAGAAGCTTCAgaagaagagctgctgctcTCTCACAC gaaACAGTATGTGGATTTGATGAGGTCGACGCAGACGATGGAAGAAAGTGATCTTCAAACTCTGTCAGAGAAATACGATTCTGTGTACATTCATCct gagtccttccaggtgtgtgtgaaggcgGTGGGTTCAGTCCTGCAGCTGGTTGATCAGGTGATGACCTCTGAACTCCGGAACGGATTCGCCGTCGTCAG ACCTCCAGGTCATCACGCTCAGTCCAACACCTCCAACGGTTTCTGCATCTTCAACAACGTGGCGATCGCAGCTCGATACGCTCAGACCAGACACTCAGTCCgcag ggtgttGATAGTGGACTGGGATGTTCATCACGGTCAGGGTATCCAGTACCAGTTCCAAGAAGACCCCAG tgtcctGTACTTCAGTGTGCACAGGTATGAGGAGGGGTCCTTCTGGCCTCACCTCTCGGAGTCTGACAGTCAGTTTGTCGGCAGTGGACGAGCTGAAGGCAGGAACATCAACCTGCCCTGGAACAAG ACGGGGATGACAGACGCTGATTACATCGCCGCTTTTCAACAACTGCTGCTGCCTGTAGCCTACGAG tttcaGCCTCAGCTGGTTCTGGTCTCTGCTGGATTTGATGCCGCTGTCGGAGATGAGAAG GGGGGGATGTGTGTGAATCCTCAGTGTTTCCACATCCTGACTCACATGTTGATGAGTTTGGCAGAAGGTCGACTCGTCCTCGCTCTCGAG gggGGTTATAACCTCCAGTCGACAGCAGAGGGCGCTGCAGCATGTGTCAGAGCTCTGCTGGGAGGAGCCTGTCCTCCCCTGACTCCGCCCACCACTCCGTCTGACAG TGCTCTGCAGTCCATCTCTCAGACAGTCTCAGCTCTGTATCCTCACTGGGTCTCCCTGCAAACACTAG AAGGCAGTCGATTGGCTGAGGGGCGTGTCATCAGAACAACAACCAATGAGCAAAGCACAAAGCACACTGACCCGCCTCCCTCTGTTGCCAGGACAACAGGTCTGGTTTATGATGAGAAGATGATGGAGCACCTGAACCTTTGGGACAG ACATCACCCTGAACAGCCTCAGAGGATATTTAAAATCTTCGCCAAACATCAGCAGCTGGGATTGGTCGGTCGTTGCAAACGGATTCCAACTCGCCTAGCAACAGAGGGGGAGCTGGCCACCTGTCACAg tgtgcaGCACATTGAGCAGATGAAGGCCACTGCAGAGATGAAGCCCAGAGATCTGCACAAACTGGGGCTGGAGTTTAACTCCATCTTCATCAACAACCAGAGCTACCAGTGCGCTCTgctggctgcaggaggctgctTCAGCGCGGTGGAGAGGATCCTCTCAGGagag GTGAGTAACGGCGTGGCGATCGTCCGTCCTCCCGGTCATCACGCAGAGAAAGATTCTCCGTGTGGTTTCTGTTTCTTCAACACGGCAGCGGTCACAGCTCGCCACGCACAGAAAATATCCCATGATGCACCGCTGCGAGTCCTCATCCTCGACTGGGACGTTCACCACGGCAACGGGACGCAGCACATGTTCGAGGACGACGACAG CGTCCTGTACGTCTCCCTCCATCGCTATGACAACGGAACGTTCTTCCCGTCCTCTTTGGATGCCGCCCCGGACAGGGTGGGCAAGTCTAAAGGGGCGGGATTTAACGTCAACGTGGCGTGGAGCGGCGGGCGGATGGGCGACTCTGACTATCTCGCCGCCTTTCACAGCGTCATCATGCCGATCGCGAccgag TTTAACCCCGGTCTGGTTCTGGTGTCGGCCGGGTTTGATGCAGCCCGAGGGGATCCGCTAGGAGGGTATAATGTGACACCCGAGGGATACGCCCACCTCACACACTTGCTGATGTCACTGGCCGGGGGGCGGGTCTTACTCATACtggag GGAGGTTATAACCTGTCGTCCATCTCTGACTCCATGGCGATGTGCACCAGCGTGTTGCTAGGAGACCCTCCTCCCTCTTTAGCGACGCCCTTCCCCCCTCCTCATCACAGCGCAGTGGCAACAATCAACGAGGTCATCCGTCACCACGCCCCCTACTGGAAGTCGCTACGGATACGCA TCCCAGAGTCCGTCCGGGTGTCTGTTCCCTCCCCAAAGCATCGTGGGAAACGTAGTTCTAAAGGAAAAGGCAGGAAGTCAGAGCAAAGCAGCACAAATAAACCACCGCTGCCCCCTACAGGACAGCAGAACACAACG ACGGAGTGTGGTCTTGAGCAGCTCACGCAGGGATTGGCCGGTTTGGACATCAGTCAAATTGCAGCCAATCAAGCTCCTGCTACGTCAACCCCAGTGGGCGGGGCCAGGCCAAAGGTCCGCCAAAGCCCGGAGAAGGTGGAGTCAGCTGCACTGACACCTGAGAACAGCCAATCAAAAGATAGCACACAAACTCAG GATGTTACAGCGGCAGCGCCAGACTCGGTTGCCCCTGGAGACAAGCCTGCCAGTGAAGCAGGGGCGGGACCAGAGGAAGAGGGAGCGTGTGGTTGGTCGAAGCCTCAGACATCTCTGGAGCTGACGTGCGGAGGACAGGCGGAT ACCCCTCTCTACGTGGTTGACCCCCTCTCCTGGTGTCCTCACCTGGACGTTGTTAAGCCCCTCCCCGCTACAGGTATCGACATCTTCCAGCCGTGTCAGGACTGCGGCTCTGAGGCTGAGAACTGGATCTGTCTCACCTGCTACCAG GTGTTCTGTGGTCGCTATGTCAACGAGCACATGGTGACTCACGGCGTCGTCTCTGAACACCCCATGGTGCTGAGCTTCTGTGACCTGTCTGTGTGGTGCTACCTGTGTGAGTCGTACGTACACAACCAG ATTCTGTTTGAAGCTAAGAACTCAGCTCACTGTGCCAAATTTGGAGAGGAAATCCCTCCATGGAGCTGA